From one Asterias amurensis chromosome 14, ASM3211899v1 genomic stretch:
- the LOC139947441 gene encoding zinc finger-containing ubiquitin peptidase 1-like isoform X1, with product MADKGRLANQKRFEIQSLQWDAGVSQFVRSNKLCFFLNKQGVAAPSLVINHTEQCQEVRDLVYIFREESVCYKFITTHTSSIDVETLTAKMSLQLFNCEICGQEAMTEPDLRTHLRLEHEENEGSCPLCDLRHLTLEELHLHVNTAHSLVLSPHQVDKQKKKKADSKDASCSSNENKETIDLVEEFVSVEGSCKTSPIETNERTIHYVSSNRVKQPRSCACHFENGTKLEPDVNGENNFDEHEKELPLCNMEKYSCLRFPSGSSDNNAAKSMSLPIVKDSSSVHVRKRTRSTAQWSSASSASNSVTNIDLFEEHSNRSKSTSSPFKKFLRMFSPNKSKQGKKKSDDDDVEEVQIVSCRSGSDGIWNEDQDDSVMSEPECPFCQISGLDLEAMEQHVEVEHSDAFINSSKTATMNGGHWNTSSTPDKSHPKPTLLSLSKHAHNLHSAVTCPICGLGSYDPDFLAVHINTEHPTPSTSEQTTSIPQNNSNEQHLSDEAGPSRGVETCPICGISASDVTSLNDHVDGHFESPESFTADRQLARQLDEQERQLQERRERDTFKQLQAQYGMSESGSYKQQSEQELEKAVVRGQITVADYNQRMTSVGRSLAEGVDDGKSRTPGLIQKMTTFYTEQTLPGLSYVRLCNQADHFSSTYGDKGWGCGYRNLQILLSSLAHIAEYQRVVFNGQNAIPSIHKLQQLIQAAWTKGFDPQGREQLGGQLVNSRKWIGATEIVAMLSSLHAKCQLIDFHTPSGAGSTHPVLFEWVRDYFGRTETGTSLRLRLLGNNSLKASSIQTCKPPLYLQHQGHSRTIIGCEVHKDNSIRLLLFDPSYKVNDMRGLGMDKLDGYAMRPIRKSLVQMKAKQYQIVSVDRLMTTQQEYEESKILRSQRKP from the exons AACAACCCACACGTCAAGTATTGATGTTGAGACTTTAACTGCTAAGATGTCTCTACAGTTATTCAACTGTGAGATTTGCGGACAGGAAGCTATGACAGAGCCTGACCTTCGAACCCATCTACGATTAGAGCATGAGGAAAATGAAGGCAGTTGCCCTCTGTGTGATCTTCGACATTTAACCCTGGAGGAGTTACACTTGCATGTGAATACTGCACATTCATTGGTGTTGAGTCCTCATCAAGttgataaacaaaaaaagaagaaggcaGACTCAAAAGATGCTTCTTGTAGTTCCAACGAGAACAAGGAAACTATAGATCTGGTAGAAGAGTTTGTGTCAGTCGAGGGAAGCTGTAAAACCAGCCCAATAGAAACAAATGAAAGGACAATCCATTATGTTAGTTCAAACAGAGTAAAACAACCTAGATCATGTGCTTGTCATTTTGAAAATGGTACAAAACTTGAGCCGGATGTCAATGGTGAAAACAATTTTGATGAACATGAAAAGGAGCTACCTCTATGTAACATGGAGAAATATTCATGCCTTCGTTTTCCATCAGGCAGTTCAGACAACAACGCTGCTAAAAGTATGTCACTTCCTATTGTTAAAGATTCTTCTTCAGTTCATGTTCGCAAGAGAACTAGAAGTACCGCTCAATGGAGTTCAGCATCTAGTGCTAGCAATAGTGTAACTAACATTGATTTGTTCGAGGAACACTCCAATAGAAGTAAATCAACTTCAAGTCCTTTTAAGAAATTCTTAAGAATGTTCagtcccaacaaaagtaaacaagGGAAGAAGAAGTCGGATGATGACGATGTTGAAGAGGTTCAGATAGTTTCCTGTAGATCCGGATCAGATGGAATCTGGAATGAGGATCAGGATGATAGTGTCATGTCCGAGCCAGAGTGTCCGTTCTGTCAGATCTCTGGTTTAGACCTAGAGGCCATGGAACAGCATGTAGAGGTTGAACACAGTGATGCTTTCATCAACTCATCCAAGACAGCCACCATGAATGGAGGTCACTGGAATACCTCATCGACTCCAGACAAGTCTCATCCAAAACCTACTCTCTTAAGTCTAAGCAAACATGCACATAATTTACACTCAGCTGTTACTTGTCCAATTTGTGGATTAGGTAGCTACGATCCGGATTTCCTTGCTGTGCATATTAACACTGAACACCCTACTCCCAGTACCTCCGAACAAACGACCTCAATACCTCAGAACAACTCAAATGAACAACATCTTTCTGATGAAGCCGGACCTAGCAGGGGAGTAGAAACATGTCCGATATGTGGGATCTCAGCATCAGACGTGACATCATTGAATGACCATGTAGATGGCCATTTTGAAAGTCCTGAATCTTTTACAGCTGACCGTCAACTTGCTCGACAGTTGGACGAGCAAGAAAGGCAGTTACAGGAGAGAAGAGAAAGGGATACATTCAAACAATTACAG gcACAGTATGGAATGAGCGAGTCGGGCAGTTACAAGCAACAGTCTGAACAGGAGTTGGAGAAAGCTGTTGTACGTGGTCAAATCACTGTAGCCGATTACAACCAACGTATGACTAGTGTAGGACGATCCTTAGCTGAAGGTGTAGATGATGGGAAATCACGTACTCCAG GTTTAATTCAGAAGATGACAACTTTCTACACAGAGCAGACATTGCCAGGATTGAGCTATGTACGACTGTGTAACCAGGCAGATCATTTCTCATCAACATACGGTGATAAAGGCTGGGGCTGTGGGTATCGCAATCTACAAATACTACTCTCATCATTGGCTCACATTGCAGAGTACCAGCGGGTGGTATTTAATG GTCAGAACGCTATTCCCTCAATCCACAAGCTACAGCAGCTCATTCAGGCTGCTTGGACCAAGGGATTCGACCCACAGGGCAGAGAACAGCTTGGTGGCCAGTTAGTCAATTCTCGCAAGTGGATTGGTGCCACAGAGATCGTAGCTATGCTTTCTTCTCTGCATGCCAAGTGTCAATTAATAGACTTCCACACCCCAAGCGGAGCAGGGAGCACACACCCAGTGCTATTTGAGTGGGTTAGAGACTACTTTGGAAGGACTGAGACTGGGACTTCATTGAGACTTAGATTGCTTGGCAATAATAGCTTAAAAGCAAGCAGTATACAGACTTGTAAGCCACCGTTGTATCTGCAGCACCAAG GCCATAGCAGGACCATCATTGGCTGTGAAGTCCACAAAGACAACTCCATCAGGCTTCTTCTGTTTGACCCCAGCTATAAGGTTAATGATATGCGAGGTCTAGGCATGGACAAGCTAGATGGATATGCTATGCGACCAATCAGAAAGAGTCTTGTACAGATGAAGGCCAAACAGTACCAGATAGTGAGTGTTGATAGGCTGATGACAACCCAACAGGAATATGAG gAAAGTAAAATTCTGAGATCACAGAGGAAACCTTGA
- the LOC139947441 gene encoding zinc finger-containing ubiquitin peptidase 1-like isoform X2, translating into MSLQLFNCEICGQEAMTEPDLRTHLRLEHEENEGSCPLCDLRHLTLEELHLHVNTAHSLVLSPHQVDKQKKKKADSKDASCSSNENKETIDLVEEFVSVEGSCKTSPIETNERTIHYVSSNRVKQPRSCACHFENGTKLEPDVNGENNFDEHEKELPLCNMEKYSCLRFPSGSSDNNAAKSMSLPIVKDSSSVHVRKRTRSTAQWSSASSASNSVTNIDLFEEHSNRSKSTSSPFKKFLRMFSPNKSKQGKKKSDDDDVEEVQIVSCRSGSDGIWNEDQDDSVMSEPECPFCQISGLDLEAMEQHVEVEHSDAFINSSKTATMNGGHWNTSSTPDKSHPKPTLLSLSKHAHNLHSAVTCPICGLGSYDPDFLAVHINTEHPTPSTSEQTTSIPQNNSNEQHLSDEAGPSRGVETCPICGISASDVTSLNDHVDGHFESPESFTADRQLARQLDEQERQLQERRERDTFKQLQAQYGMSESGSYKQQSEQELEKAVVRGQITVADYNQRMTSVGRSLAEGVDDGKSRTPGLIQKMTTFYTEQTLPGLSYVRLCNQADHFSSTYGDKGWGCGYRNLQILLSSLAHIAEYQRVVFNGQNAIPSIHKLQQLIQAAWTKGFDPQGREQLGGQLVNSRKWIGATEIVAMLSSLHAKCQLIDFHTPSGAGSTHPVLFEWVRDYFGRTETGTSLRLRLLGNNSLKASSIQTCKPPLYLQHQGHSRTIIGCEVHKDNSIRLLLFDPSYKVNDMRGLGMDKLDGYAMRPIRKSLVQMKAKQYQIVSVDRLMTTQQEYEESKILRSQRKP; encoded by the exons ATGTCTCTACAGTTATTCAACTGTGAGATTTGCGGACAGGAAGCTATGACAGAGCCTGACCTTCGAACCCATCTACGATTAGAGCATGAGGAAAATGAAGGCAGTTGCCCTCTGTGTGATCTTCGACATTTAACCCTGGAGGAGTTACACTTGCATGTGAATACTGCACATTCATTGGTGTTGAGTCCTCATCAAGttgataaacaaaaaaagaagaaggcaGACTCAAAAGATGCTTCTTGTAGTTCCAACGAGAACAAGGAAACTATAGATCTGGTAGAAGAGTTTGTGTCAGTCGAGGGAAGCTGTAAAACCAGCCCAATAGAAACAAATGAAAGGACAATCCATTATGTTAGTTCAAACAGAGTAAAACAACCTAGATCATGTGCTTGTCATTTTGAAAATGGTACAAAACTTGAGCCGGATGTCAATGGTGAAAACAATTTTGATGAACATGAAAAGGAGCTACCTCTATGTAACATGGAGAAATATTCATGCCTTCGTTTTCCATCAGGCAGTTCAGACAACAACGCTGCTAAAAGTATGTCACTTCCTATTGTTAAAGATTCTTCTTCAGTTCATGTTCGCAAGAGAACTAGAAGTACCGCTCAATGGAGTTCAGCATCTAGTGCTAGCAATAGTGTAACTAACATTGATTTGTTCGAGGAACACTCCAATAGAAGTAAATCAACTTCAAGTCCTTTTAAGAAATTCTTAAGAATGTTCagtcccaacaaaagtaaacaagGGAAGAAGAAGTCGGATGATGACGATGTTGAAGAGGTTCAGATAGTTTCCTGTAGATCCGGATCAGATGGAATCTGGAATGAGGATCAGGATGATAGTGTCATGTCCGAGCCAGAGTGTCCGTTCTGTCAGATCTCTGGTTTAGACCTAGAGGCCATGGAACAGCATGTAGAGGTTGAACACAGTGATGCTTTCATCAACTCATCCAAGACAGCCACCATGAATGGAGGTCACTGGAATACCTCATCGACTCCAGACAAGTCTCATCCAAAACCTACTCTCTTAAGTCTAAGCAAACATGCACATAATTTACACTCAGCTGTTACTTGTCCAATTTGTGGATTAGGTAGCTACGATCCGGATTTCCTTGCTGTGCATATTAACACTGAACACCCTACTCCCAGTACCTCCGAACAAACGACCTCAATACCTCAGAACAACTCAAATGAACAACATCTTTCTGATGAAGCCGGACCTAGCAGGGGAGTAGAAACATGTCCGATATGTGGGATCTCAGCATCAGACGTGACATCATTGAATGACCATGTAGATGGCCATTTTGAAAGTCCTGAATCTTTTACAGCTGACCGTCAACTTGCTCGACAGTTGGACGAGCAAGAAAGGCAGTTACAGGAGAGAAGAGAAAGGGATACATTCAAACAATTACAG gcACAGTATGGAATGAGCGAGTCGGGCAGTTACAAGCAACAGTCTGAACAGGAGTTGGAGAAAGCTGTTGTACGTGGTCAAATCACTGTAGCCGATTACAACCAACGTATGACTAGTGTAGGACGATCCTTAGCTGAAGGTGTAGATGATGGGAAATCACGTACTCCAG GTTTAATTCAGAAGATGACAACTTTCTACACAGAGCAGACATTGCCAGGATTGAGCTATGTACGACTGTGTAACCAGGCAGATCATTTCTCATCAACATACGGTGATAAAGGCTGGGGCTGTGGGTATCGCAATCTACAAATACTACTCTCATCATTGGCTCACATTGCAGAGTACCAGCGGGTGGTATTTAATG GTCAGAACGCTATTCCCTCAATCCACAAGCTACAGCAGCTCATTCAGGCTGCTTGGACCAAGGGATTCGACCCACAGGGCAGAGAACAGCTTGGTGGCCAGTTAGTCAATTCTCGCAAGTGGATTGGTGCCACAGAGATCGTAGCTATGCTTTCTTCTCTGCATGCCAAGTGTCAATTAATAGACTTCCACACCCCAAGCGGAGCAGGGAGCACACACCCAGTGCTATTTGAGTGGGTTAGAGACTACTTTGGAAGGACTGAGACTGGGACTTCATTGAGACTTAGATTGCTTGGCAATAATAGCTTAAAAGCAAGCAGTATACAGACTTGTAAGCCACCGTTGTATCTGCAGCACCAAG GCCATAGCAGGACCATCATTGGCTGTGAAGTCCACAAAGACAACTCCATCAGGCTTCTTCTGTTTGACCCCAGCTATAAGGTTAATGATATGCGAGGTCTAGGCATGGACAAGCTAGATGGATATGCTATGCGACCAATCAGAAAGAGTCTTGTACAGATGAAGGCCAAACAGTACCAGATAGTGAGTGTTGATAGGCTGATGACAACCCAACAGGAATATGAG gAAAGTAAAATTCTGAGATCACAGAGGAAACCTTGA